The following is a genomic window from Thermodesulfobacteriota bacterium.
GCAAGGCATCATGAAATCGTTCACCTTGCGTCTGCGCTGAGTAAATGACGACTTTTTTGTTTGGGAACTTATCTTTGACAGCGCTGGCTAAACCGAGGCCCTCGTCCCGAAACTGAAGTTTCCTGCCTACGCCCTGTATGTCAATAAAGAGAATCTGCGCTTTTTGTATTTTTTCGTCATCAATAGAACCAACGTCACTCATCCGCCGTGTGTGGACCCAGCCGCTCTTTACAAGAATATCGACAACTTTGAATTTCTGGTCATCATCAATGAATAATATATGAGTCTTTGCCTTTAGTATGTCTATGTCGTGGACTGTTGTTGTACCAGCAACCTTCCCCTCATTTGACATGATATTGTGGTTTGTAATAGAGATGGACGTCTTTCCAGCTCCCCCCTCGGTTAAATCCTTACGTACTAGTCGGACTGCGGTAACCAAAATGCCTGCAACAACTGTAACCCCGAATCCGCTGAAGACCCATTCTTTGTTATCAAGTATCCAATTTATCATCTACGTCTCCTTTGGAGAACGTCACTCCTGAGGTGTTGTTGGTGACGCGTCCACAAACCTTCCAGAACCACTTCCAGAAGGTTATTGATCGGTAATATTAAGGTAGCGATTGAACCTATTTCTTCCTTCTTCCAGCTGTTTGTCAAACCACAGGATCAGGTCCGTTTCGTCATCAACGATCTTGGACCATTGCTCGTTGTTATAGCGCTCGGGTTGCTCCATGCGCCCCTGCAAGCCGCGTAAGCGTACTGCTTGTCTGTAGACGTGCAGCAGATATTGGTCTAAATCCTCGTCAAACAAGAAGAGCGCATCTTGTATTTCACGTAAGTATTCAAAGAGCACTTCATGTGGGACAATCGCCTCTCGCACAATGTGTAAAGCGATTTTCTGGAATGCTCGATAAACAGGCAGTCGGATTTGGAAAACATCGAGGGCTATACCTCGTGAAGGATGTGTCGCGAGTGTTGAATCGTAATGAGGAACCGAGAGAATCTGTTCATTGTGTTGGGAAAGATAGGCGAGTAGGTCGGCTTTAGCTTTGGCGAGTTCGCTTTTCTGAAAACTTTTACTTTGGCTTGGACGTGTGTCGTACTGGTTGTGGTGTAGTAGGCAGAGCCAAGCTAAGTTCTCCTCTACACAGTTTTCCGGGTTCCGGTCTATGTGCGCTATCTGTCCTTCCTTGACACATAGATCACAGTTGTAATGAAAGCAAAGGGCGCATCGACGCTTGCTCTTGAAGAGAATGCACAGTTCAATGTCTTTTGGTATTGGTTTCCTTTTTTTTTCCATTTCATCCATCCAGCAGAACAGTTTTCGCACCTGTTGGTGAATAGCGGCAATGGTTATATCCTACCAGCCATGTTCAAGCGAAACCCCGCCCCCGTGAATTCAACGAATACATGATGAACTTTTTTATCGGATTCGGCTGTTGATGTCAATACGGCGGCCGAATCCTCCGGCCGCCTTCAGGGCCAGTTGTGCTGATCGTGGGCATTTCTGAAAATTGATGTTCGGCTCAATTTCTGCGTTACGTTCAATTTCGTTTACAAAACACTTTCGATTCGGCAGCAATTTGCCTTGTCCGTTTCGTTGTGAAAATATGAGTTGTATTGTGGGATAAAAATCCATCGGGAATAACGGGCTTAGCGAAAAGTTGTTTTTGTGAGCGCCGTTTGAACCGTTTGGGAGATAGCCGGTTGAAGGCGGCTGCGTCAAGCATTTCTCGCTGTTTGAGGGCGCGCGCCTGTGGGATTCAGTTCTGCCGGACAGCCCGAGTTCGAGAAATGCAGCAGACGGTTTCAACCGGCCCCAAAAGGGTCAGGGCGCGAATAAAAATGACTTTTCGCGACAGCCCAGGAATACGTTGAAAGTTAGGATTGATGAAGTCGTAAAAGAGCTTTGTCATCGTCATTCCGGCGAGCAGCAGAAGCCAGAGCCACTTGATTTCACTGGACCCCGGCTTTCGCCGGGGTGACGAAACAAGGTAGATTCCGAATTTTTACAAGATCAGCATGATTGCCGATCATGATCAATGCTGAAGGGAGACCCCATGATTACCGTATCCGTGAAAACCAGTGCCAGGAAGCAGATGGTGGACGTGACCGACGAGTTGCGGCAGGCGGTGAAAGCGGCCGGCCTGGCCGACGGTCTGGTCATCGCCTACGTGCCGCACACCACTGCCGGCATCACCATCAATGAAAACGCCGATCCCGACGTCTGCCGGGACATTCTCGGCCATCTGGCAAAAGTGGTGCCGGCGGACAAGGCCTTTCGCCATGTGGAGGGCAATTCCGACGCCCATATCCAGGCCAGTCTGATGGGCAGTTCCGTGACGGTCCTGGTGGAGGATGGCCGCCTGGTGCTGGGCACCTGGCAGTCGGTCTTCTTCTGCGAGTTCGACGGCCCCCGCTCAAGACAGATGCATATCAAACTGATGCCGTCGGGCGGAGTGTAGTTGGATCAAAAAAAGCCGCTCAAGACCCTTGACACCGCCAGCAAAATGTAATTACAATAATTACAAAATAGTTGCCATATATTCAGGAGAGATGACCATGCGGAGTCAATTACGGACAAGAGACGTGAAGCTGGTTCCCATCGGCAATTCCAAAGGGGTTCGAATCCCCAAGGCCCTGCTTGATAAATACGGGTTGAAGGATTCGTTGCTGCTGGAGGAAACAGAGGGCGGGCTGCTGCTGCGCAATAAAGAAAAAGGCCGGCTGACCTGGGAAGAAACGTATAAAGCCATGGCCCGGGAAAAGGAGTCCTGGGAAGATTTTGAAACCACGGTTTCCGACGGCCTGGAGGACGAGGACTTTGGAGATTAAGCGGTACGACATTTATTACGCGGACCTGAATCCCGCCATCGGCAGCGAAATCAGAAAAGTGCGGCCGGTCGTCGTCATCAGCCAGGATGAAATGAACCAGCACCTGGAAACGATCGTTGTCTGCCCCTTAACTTCAAAGCTCCACCCGCAATGGAGAACCCGGATTCAGATCACTTGCGCCGACAAAAAAGCGGAAATTGCCGTGGACCAGATCCGTACCATCAGCAGGAAGAGACTGCAGAAGAAAATTGACCGGCTGCCTGACGGTAAAGCCGCCCAGTTGCGCAAGCTGATTACGGATATGTACGGGGAGTGATCAGTTTCCGATGGCGATCCGGTTGACCGGCAAGCCCTGAAACAGTCCTTCTGTTTCCGGGTGGCAGGTAAAGAGCAGGGTCTGGCGGTTTTGTGAAAATTCATGCAGGAGGGCGGCCGTTCGTTCGGCCCGTTTCCGGTCGAAATTGACCAGGATCTCGTCCAGGACCAGGGGCAGGGACTCGGTCTTCTTCTCATACTCTTCGATAAATCCCAGGCGGATGCTGATCAGGAGCTGCTCCCGGGTGCCCCGGCTGAGCTGGTCGATGCGCCGGGCCGCGCCGCTTTGGTCAAACACCAGCACCCGGCTGTCTTCAAGGGACACCTGGATGCGCTGGTAGCGGCCGCCGGTGATGCGCCGGAAGAAATCGCTGGAGTTGCGGATAATGGCCGGCTGCTTCTGCTGTTCGTACTGCTGTTTGACCTGCTGCACGACCTGCCGGGCGATTCTGGCGGCCAGCCACTCCTGATGGCAGCGGTTCAGGTTTTCCCGGCAGGTGGCGACCCGGGTCATGATTTCAGCCAGGCTGGAGGCGGCGCGCAGCTGGTCGCGCCGGGTCATGTCGGCGCTGATTTTCCGGTTCCACTCATCCCGCTGCTCCATTAACGCTTTCAACGCCTGGCCGGCCTGGGCCAGTTCTTTTTCGAAAACCGGTTTTTCCGTGGCCGCCAGATAAGCGATGACGTTTTCGCTGTCATGAACGCCGGCGATCTGCTCGATGGTCCGCACGGCCTGGCGCCGCTGTTCCGTCATGGCGCCGACCCGGGCGTTCATCCGGTATTTTTCTTTAAAGTCGACGCGGTCCTCGGCCTGGATCGAGGTCAG
Proteins encoded in this region:
- a CDS encoding secondary thiamine-phosphate synthase enzyme YjbQ: MITVSVKTSARKQMVDVTDELRQAVKAAGLADGLVIAYVPHTTAGITINENADPDVCRDILGHLAKVVPADKAFRHVEGNSDAHIQASLMGSSVTVLVEDGRLVLGTWQSVFFCEFDGPRSRQMHIKLMPSGGV
- a CDS encoding AbrB/MazE/SpoVT family DNA-binding domain-containing protein, which produces MRSQLRTRDVKLVPIGNSKGVRIPKALLDKYGLKDSLLLEETEGGLLLRNKEKGRLTWEETYKAMAREKESWEDFETTVSDGLEDEDFGD
- a CDS encoding type II toxin-antitoxin system PemK/MazF family toxin, which encodes MEIKRYDIYYADLNPAIGSEIRKVRPVVVISQDEMNQHLETIVVCPLTSKLHPQWRTRIQITCADKKAEIAVDQIRTISRKRLQKKIDRLPDGKAAQLRKLITDMYGE